The DNA sequence TATTTTTCCTGAAGTGCTGCCGTTTTAAGTTTCCAGTTTTCTATATTTTTCTGATGGTCTGCTGCGCCCAGAAAGCTTCCTTTTTCATCTACTTTTATTTCCAGCGGATAAGAGCTCTGTTCCAGGATATACAGAATTTCCATAAATTTATTTTCAGATGGAAAAGAGGAATCATCTACCTTCTCTATCAGCCAGTTTTTTGTATGATCTTCATTCTCTTTCTCCTGCAGCGTAATTCTAAAAGATGAATAAAACCCTTTTACTTCTCCAAATTGTATTTCAAGAGCATTTTCCACGTAATAATCGTGGGTTCCTGAAGTATATTTCTGAAAAGGTTTTACTCTTGTTTCTATCATATATTTAGAGTTATTTAATAGAAGAAAGCGGATTATTCTGCACAATTTTTATCTGATACAATCTCTTCAGGCAAGTTGTAGAGGTATATTTTTTCTACTGTACCGTGCCCGCATTTACTTACCAGATAATTGGCTATATAATCTTGCCGGTAATGAGATATTTCTTCACCCAGCAATTCACCTGCGCTTTCTTTGTTCGTTATAAAATATGAGGTATTATCCGTTTTTCTATAAAAAACAAAGTTGAGCGACGATATTTCGGGTTTTGTAAGAGACTTATTGCTTTTCAATCTGTTTTCTACGTACGTTATAATATCTTTCTTCAGTATACTTTCGTTAGGTTCCGGATTATCTATGAGAATATAGTATGAAATTTTAACAGCATTCTTATAATAAGCATTGATAAAAGTCATATGTTCAAGTGGAATAAAATCATTCTTTTTCCTATCACAGCTCATGGCTATCAAGAGAAAATATATAATGGCAATAATTCTTATAGATTGTAAGTACTTCATTTTTATATGTATAATAATCCCTGTAAATTGTAATGGTTATTCGTTCTTAATATTCTCCGGGCCTTCTCCTTCCCATATTGCGAAGATGATCTTCTCTTTCTTTTTGTGCTCTCCTTTTACTTTGTCGTTCAGCTTTGCCAATTGTAATACTTTCTTTAAAAGTCTTCTCAAATTCAACTTTAGTGATAAAAGGTTTGTACCCTCTGATATGTTGCAGAATAAACCAATATCTGAAACCAAGCAGATAGTAATATTTCTTTTCTATATCCGGCATATCCAATCCAAAGTGATCATATAGAACAACTTTATATGTAGCATCGTAAGTGCCATTACCTGATTTATTGAATTTTGTAAGCTGTACCTCATAGGCCCAGGTATCGTTCATACAGATGGTAAGACCTCCCATGAAGGTGTCCTTCATTGTTGAAAACTGCGGATGTCCCCATCCTCTTTTTCCAAACTTTCCGATCTCATCATCTGTAAAATGGATTTCATCGTCTTCAATAGATGCAACACTTCCATAGTTTTTCTTAATTCTGTCAGCAATTTCATCTTCCATGCTTAAGCAGAATCTTTGGTTTGAAGGATGCTGCAATACATGTTTTGTAAGCACAGGGTTTGTATATTCACCGCCTTCGCTTCGTTTAAATTTTTCAATCATATCAAAAGCGACGGTTTCCAGTTCTCCAACTGAAAAAAGCGTTCCTACCATAAGCTTAAACCCGGCCCATAATTCTTCATCGGTCTTATCTCTTATCTCCGACTTGATCCAAACTCCTTTACTTTCTACATCCTGAAGGGTATATCTTGAAGGGTATTGATTGGAAACACCCAAACCATAGCACATATCATCCGCCATATTCACTCCTTTCCTGTCTTTTCCTTTAATTTTAAATCTGTCAATGTAAAGAGGTAATGGATTGGTTATTTTGACTTCCACACTCACCTTGTCAATTGGAGTTTTAAAATAAGCATAAACCCGCATATCATAACAGGGAAGTTTCACCTGTATCGTTTCCGTATTTCCGGTGATTGAAGAATAATCGAAAAAGAAAGGGATAGAAATTCCATTGATTTTCTCCTGCCATTGAAGCTTTTTATACTCGCTTTTCGTTGCAGATCTGTTAAAGGTCGCTTTGAACCAGTATTTTACTCCTTCTTTAGGTTTGTCAATTTTCCCTCCGTTATCATCTAAGGGGCCTTCTACCTTTACAACCAGTAATGTATTATCTTTTTTCGCCTGATATTCATCAAATTTCTTCCCTCCTTTTTTCCCATAAAAGGTGTTTTCCTTAGGGGATTTAAAATCCAAGGTACCCTTGGAAGCATCTTTCATAATATGTTCAGCTTCCTTGTAGGACTTCCCAAAGACATTTCTTACGATATTTCCGCCTTCGCTCGCCATATTACTGCATTTTTACCTGTTTACCACTGTTGATAAGCACTTCTTTGGCACTTTCTACATTGATGGCATCTTTTGTACTGATGTAAGAGCCAGCTTCCATATTTTCTGTAATATTTTTAGCCCTTGAGCTTCTTCCAACTTCCGCAGTTTCAATAATATTACTTGCTGTCAGATTATAATCATCATTAGCGGTTTCCGTGATATCTTCTCCGGCCATAATATTGACATTTCTCTGTGCAGAAGCAATAATATTTTTACCTGCATTGATCTGTACGTTTTCTCCGGCTGTAAAGGTTATATTTTTGGGAGCATTCACTATAATATTGCCTTTTCCGTCCATTAAATAAGTATTTCCACTTGGATCTTCAATGAAAATACTTCCTTCCTGATCGTTAAAGATCACTTTATTACCACTCCTTGTCTGAATAGATTTAAGATGGTTATTGATACTTCCTCCCAATGCAACCTGCCCATGAAACATCCCTCCCATCGCAAACGGAAAGTCTGGGTGGTGGTATTCAAATCCTACCATTACCTGATCTCCTACTTCCGGTATTGCTACAAAACCTCTGTTTTGAGTAACAACATCTGTACCTCCTGCATCCGGACTCATCATTCTGATAAAATGGGTAGTATCGGGATTTTTCTGCCAGTCAAATCTCACCTGTATTCTTCCCTGATTAAGAGGATCAGTATTGGAAATAACGGTGGCAACCTGCGGTTCAGCCTTAGGTTGTATGAATTCAGGTTTTGGCATAAAGCCTGTCCCTTCAGCA is a window from the Chryseobacterium indologenes genome containing:
- a CDS encoding DUF3289 family protein; the protein is MASEGGNIVRNVFGKSYKEAEHIMKDASKGTLDFKSPKENTFYGKKGGKKFDEYQAKKDNTLLVVKVEGPLDDNGGKIDKPKEGVKYWFKATFNRSATKSEYKKLQWQEKINGISIPFFFDYSSITGNTETIQVKLPCYDMRVYAYFKTPIDKVSVEVKITNPLPLYIDRFKIKGKDRKGVNMADDMCYGLGVSNQYPSRYTLQDVESKGVWIKSEIRDKTDEELWAGFKLMVGTLFSVGELETVAFDMIEKFKRSEGGEYTNPVLTKHVLQHPSNQRFCLSMEDEIADRIKKNYGSVASIEDDEIHFTDDEIGKFGKRGWGHPQFSTMKDTFMGGLTICMNDTWAYEVQLTKFNKSGNGTYDATYKVVLYDHFGLDMPDIEKKYYYLLGFRYWFILQHIRGYKPFITKVEFEKTFKESITIGKAERQSKRRAQKEREDHLRNMGRRRPGEY